From the Solanum lycopersicum chromosome 10, SLM_r2.1 genome, one window contains:
- the LOC101254253 gene encoding ATP-dependent zinc metalloprotease FTSH 8, mitochondrial-like gives MKQPSSIKNFMKQPSSIKNFMKQHHYILLILFIGSVLLSILLLNHLDSEEISFQEFKNKLLEPGHVDRIVVANKEVATVYIRNSSPDNNQTCDNTVQGPIICTNSSRNLSHHKYYFNIGNVVLFEQKLKEAQEASGIDPRNYVPVVYVNELDWLPEMMKFGVMVLPLAILYYMDWGGVSGIFGIGKPRFMKMDKNAKNKVFFKDVAGCDEAKQEIMEFVHFLKNPKKYEELGAKIPKGALLVGPPGTGKTLLAKATAGESGVPFLSISGSDFLEMFVGIGPGRVRSLFREARRCAPSIIFIDEIDVIGGSRGRGHSSGANDERERTLNQLLVEMDGFATTSGVVVLAGTNRLDILDKALLRPGRFDRQITIDKPDIRGREQIFRIYLNNLKIDQEAAFYSQRLAALTPGFVGADIANVCNESALVAARSESTKIKMQHFEAAIDRVIGGLEKKSKVISKMERRTIAYHESGHAVAGWFLEYAEPLLKVTIIPRGTAALGFAQYVSSENHLMTKEQLFDMTCMTLGGRAAEQILIGKISTGAQDDLEKVTKMTYAQVAVYGFSEKVGLLSFPQREDALETSKPYSSKTAALIDNEVRKWVAKAYDRTLQLIEEHREHVAQIAELLLEKEVLYQEDLVQILGERPFESSEPTNYYRFKQGFKEGNEETKDSTDGKTSQDDRSSPFYRRLSQSVLSKGNQTQEVAEKGTRYVGALSVKRKCVIKGWVLVKKGATKKNII, from the exons ATGAAGCAACCTTCATCAATAAAGAACTTCATGAAGCAACCTTCATCAATAAAGAACTTCATGAAGCAGCATCACTATATACTATTGATTCTGTTTATTGGTTCTGTTCTGTTGTCAATATTACTCCTGAACCATCTTGATTCGGAGGAG ATTAGCTTCCAAGAGTTCAAAAACAAGCTACTTGAACCTGGTCATGTTGATCGAATTGTTGTTGCTAACAAAGAAGTAGCCACAGTTTATATAAGGAATTCTTCACCTGATAATAATCAAACTTGTGATAACACAGTTCAAGGTCCTATAATTTGTACAAATAGTAGTAGAAACCTGAGCCACCACAAATATTATTTCAACATTGGGAATGTTGTGTTATTTGAGCAGAAGCTTAAGGAAGCCCAAGAAGCCTCTGGAATAGACCCTCGCAATTATGTCCCTGTGGTATATGTTAATGAGTTGGATTGGTTGCCAGAAATGATGAAGTTTGGTGTAATGGTATTGCCTCTTGCTATCCTTTATTACATGGATTGGGGAGGTGTTAGTGGAATATTTGGTATTGGTAAACCGCGTTTCATGAAGATGGACAAAAATGCAAAGAACAAG GTCTTCTTCAAGGATGTGGCTGGATGTGACGAGGCTAAGCAAGAAATCATGGAGTTTGTCCACTTCCTTAAGAATCCCAAGAAATATGAGGAGTTGGGAGCCAAAATCCCTAAGGGTGCTCTTCTAGTGGGTCCTCCCGGGACTGGAAAGACACTCTTAGCTAAAGCTACAGCAGGAGAGTCTGGTGTACCTTTTCTCTCTATCTCTGGTTCAGATTTTTTGGAGATGTTTGTTGGTATTGGACCAGGTAGAGTTAGGAGTTTATTTCGGGAGGCAAGACGATGTGCACCTAGTATTAttttcatagatgagattgatgtaatTGGTGGTTCAAGAGGGAGGGGACACTCTTCTGGAGCAAATGATGAACGTGAAAGAACTTTAAATCAACTACTTGTAGAAATGGACGGATTTGCAACCACATCTGGTGTAGTTGTGCTTGCTGGCACAAATAGACTTGATATATTAGACAAAGCATTGTTAAGGCCTGGTCGATTTGATCGCCAGATTACCATTGACAAACCAGATATAAGAGGTCGTGAACAGATTTTTAGAATCTATTtgaacaatttgaaaattgatcaAGAAGCAGCATTTTATTCACAGAGGCTTGCTGCTCTAACACCAGGATTTGTTGGAGCCGATATTGCAAATGTTTGTAATGAATCTGCTTTGGTTGCTGCTAGGAGCGAGAGTACCAAAATCAAAATGCAACATTTTGAGGCAGCAATAGACAGGGTGATCGGTGGTCTAGAGAAGAAGAGCAAG GTCATAAGCAAGATGGAAAGGAGGACAATTGCCTATCATGAATCTGGCCATGCTGTTGCTGGTTGGTTCTTGGAATATGCAGAACCATTACTTAAAGTGACAATTATTCCTCGTGGTACAGCAGCACTGGGATTTGCTCAATATGTTAGCAGTGAAAATCATTTAATGACCAAGGAGCAGCTATTTGATATGACATGTATGACTCTTGGTGGCCGAGCTGCTGAGCAG ATTTTGATTGGAAAAATCTCAACTGGAGCTCAAGATGATTTGGAGAAAGTGACCAAGATGACATATGCCCAGGTAGCAGTCTACGGCTTCAGTGAGAAAGTTGGTCTTCTTTCTTTTCCGCAAAGAGAAGATGCACTTGAGACATCAAAGCCCTACAGTAGCAAGACTGCAGCACTTATTGACAATGAAGTTAGAAAATGGGTAGCCAAGGCATATGATCGTACTTTACAACTTATAGAGGAACACAGAGAACATGTAGCTCAGATTGCAGAATTGCTACTAGAAAAGGAGGTCCTTTATCAAGAAGATCTGGTCCAGATATTGGGTGAACGTCCCTTCGAGAGTAGTGAGCCGACAAACTATTACAGGTTCAAGCAAGGATTCAAAGAAGGAAACGAAGAAACTAAAGATAGCACTGATGGAAAAACCTCACAAGATGATAGATCATCACCTTTTTACCGAAGATTGTCCCAGTCAGTGTTGTCTAAAGGCAATCAAACCCAGGAAGTAGCAGAGAAAGGCACAAGATATGTTGGGGCTTTAAGCGTAAAGCGGAAATGTGTAATTAAAGGATGGGTTCTAGTAAAGAAAGGCgcaacaaagaaaaatattatatga